In a single window of the Diospyros lotus cultivar Yz01 chromosome 10, ASM1463336v1, whole genome shotgun sequence genome:
- the LOC127811107 gene encoding uncharacterized protein LOC127811107, whose translation MIRKTYGVSTSAIKDPALKAKPSTGTNVNEGISESPLSVSASKASLQASNTDEVDADSLSVSRTLGEKDTTQDCPSESAKDTENEVKKGDDSQAPWAGLFKANRNQSKGITLRTLENQPEELELEQQELDAVESAWGACLVGYFAGRFPGKVALLKLCDSWDVKYKYLVHSSGWLIFKFENDRDRDEFIAGGPYLVFGWPLMLKTMPQDFEFDDKELTATKERVSYARVMVEIDASRLLVRDVRMKFPSGKVREQQVLYEFEPKYCSACKVFGHSITGCRFKKDVCPANDKGAQAVGVVDKAHDPQTPPVVEKSDQEIGPTEPAQPSKIDRESLKEGKDIGASTQAGSQQVEESMGPSHQKTQEVGQKDSLQDEIASHKSSLTKEKDIEAQDSREEDQFQIVSRKKKKALWRRFQAREAQGKILDPNLKAGRMAKGARTRLFLQRSQSQSFGCFFTWTNNVVWSKLDRTMVNSDWMLSGFQSVANFLPSGCLSDHSPIIVSVFNSVLEKRKPFWFLNLWAGFVGVNDLVDMVWNQSIPRSKQFVLCRKLKILKAHFKSLNRQHFSNISERAKQAVHELKMAQLELHDLPKDAVLQSQVSKLRKEAMFLSEAERQFYSQIVKCSYLMNSDKCTKLFHALARRNANKIFIASVWKQDGEVTTSQCQVEEEFIRYFQSLLGTSSRNEPIDPEVLSSGPMVSAQQAHDLIKNVTREEIKESFICFCEAIEEFFGSSSLLKQINHASIALIPKSSHASEVQDFRPISCYNVTYKVISKILVARLAHVLPCLVNQAQSAFVKGLRFPSNFIGWIMECISSPSFSLLVNGGSLKFVTENSEFNYHPKCASLKITHLAFADDLMLLARGDVTSVKIIIDCLDKFTATSGLNINELKSFMFSAGISCDELAEIQRVTRFPPGCMPFRYLGIPLAAEKLKIIHFAPFTEKIADYIKAWKCAPMSYAGRAELTKSVLQGVECFWLSVLPIPAGVIDKIYRLCRGFLWNSHHPLVAWKEVCHAKNEGGLGFKDLKSWNMALMSKTLWNIQKKRDALWIRWVQPCYLGNGNIWDRSVKKEDSVRLVCMRTNRASNIMNE comes from the exons ATGATTCGAAAGACATACGGGGTTTCTACTTCCGCCATTAAAGATCCAGCTTTAAAGGCGAAACCCTCTACCGGTACGAATGTAAACGAGGGGATCTCAGAGTCCCCTTTGTCGGTTTCTGCTTCGAAAGCATCTCTTCAGGCTTCAAATACTGATGAGGTTGATGCGGATTCTTTGAGTGTTTCTCGGACGCTAGGTGAGAAAGACACAACTCAAGACTGCCCTTCAGAAAGTGCTAAAGACACTGAAAATGAGGTAAAGAAAGGAGATGATTCTCAAGCCCCATGGGCTGGGCTTTTCAAAGCGAATAGAAACCAAAGTAAGGGGATTACTCTCAGAACCTTGGAGAATCAGCCTGAAGAGCTAGAACTTGAGCAGCAAGAGCTGGATGCGGTGGAATCTGCATGGGGTGCTTGCCTTGTTGGTTATTTTGCAGGACGGTTCCCAGGTAAGGTCGCTCTTTTGAAACTGTGTGATTCATGGGACGTAAAATATAAGTATCTTGTTCACTCAAGTGGttggttaatttttaaatttgagaatGATCGAGATAGGGACGAGTTTATAGCAGGAGGCCCCTATTTGGTTTTTGGATGGCCATTAATGCTGAAGACTATGCCCCAAGATTTCGAATTTGATGATAAAGAG CTCACAGCAACGAAAGAACGTGTGTCCTATGCAAGAGTTATGGTGGAAATTGATGCTTCCAGGCTGCTTGTTCGAGATGTGAGAATGAAATTTCCATCTGGAAAAGTGAGAGAGCAGCAGGTTCTCTATGAGTTTGAACCTAAATACTGCTCGGCATGCAAAGTTTTTGGGCACTCTATTACAGGATGTAGGTTTAAGAAGGATGTTTGTCCAGCGAATGATAAAGGGGCTCAAGCCGTTGGGGTAGTTGACAAGGCTCACGATCCTCAAACGCCTCCAGTGGTGGAAAAGTCGGACCAGGAGATTGGTCCCACAGAGCCGGCCCAACCGTCAAAGATTGATCGGGAGAGTTTAAAGGAGGGTAAGGATATTGGGGCGTCTACCCAGGCTGGTAGTCAGCAAGTGGAAGAGTCCATGGGTCCCTCTCATCAAAAGACCCAAGAGGTGGGTCAGAAAGATAGCCTGCAGGATGAGATAGCATCCCATAAATCTTCTCTGACAAAGGAGAAGGATATTGAAGCTCAAGATAGCCGAGAGGAGGATCAGTTTCAGATTGTtagtaggaaaaaaaaaaaggctttatGGAGAAGGTTCCAAGCAAGGGAGGCCCAGGGGAAGATTTTGGACCCAAATCTAAAAGCAGGAAGGATGGCAAAGGGCGCAAGGACAAGGCTGTTCTTGCAGAGAAGTCAATCCCAG TCATTTGGTTGTTTCTTCACTTGGACTAACAACGTGGTCTGGAGCAAATTGGATAGGACCATGGTTAATAGTGATTGGATGCTTTCGGGTTTTCAAAGTGTGGCCAACTTCTTGCCGTCTGGATGCTTGTCAGATCATTCTCCCATTATTGTTTCTGTGTTCAACAGTGTTTTGGAAAAAAGGAAGCCATTTTGGTTCCTCAACCTGTGGGCTGGATTTGTGGGAGTTAATGATTTGGTGGACATGGTTTGGAATCAAAGTATTCCGAGATCCAAACAATTTGTGCTAtgtagaaaattgaaaatattaaaagcTCATTTTAAATCCCTTAATAGGCAGCACTTTTCCAATATTTCTGAAAGAGCGAAGCAGGCAGTTCATGAATTGAAGATGGCCCAGCTGGAGCTCCATGATCTCCCTAAGGATGCTGTCTTGCAATCACAAGTGTCTAAGCTGAGAAAGGAGGCTATGTTTCTGTCTGAAGCGGAGAGACAATTTTATTCTCAGATTGTTAAATGCTCCTATTTGATGAATAGCGATAAATGCACAAAGCTATTTCATGCCTTGGCGAGGCGAAATGCTAACAAAATTTTCATTGCTTCAGTTTGGAAGCAAGATGGGGAGGTTACCACTTCTCAGTGCCAGGTTGAAGAGGAATTCATCAGATATTTTCAAAGTTTATTAGGTACTTCATCTAGGAACGAGCCCATTGATCCTGAGGTGTTATCTTCTGGTCCTATGGTCTCTGCCCAGCAAGCTCACGATCTCATTAAAAATGTTACTAGGGAGGAGATTAAAGAGAGCTTTATTTG CTTTTGTGAGGCCATTGAAGAATTTTTTGGGTCATCCTCTCTCTTAAAGCAGATTAATCATGCATCTATAGCCCTCATTCCTAAGTCCTCGCATGCTTCAGAGGTGCAAGATTTTCGGCCTATCTCATGCTATAATGTCACTTACAAGgtgatttcaaaaattttagtgGCTCGGTTGGCGCATGTTCTCCCTTGTTTGGTTAATCAAGCCCAATCAGCATTTGTGAAAG GTCTTAGATTTCCCTCTAATTTTATTGGCTGGATTATGGAATGCATATCATCCCCTTCCTTCTCCCTTCTCGTTAATGGCGG GTCTCTCAAGTTCGTTACGGAAAATTCTGAATTTAATTATCATCCCAAATGTGCCAGTTTAAAGATAACTCATTTGGCCTTTGCTGATGACTTGATGTTATTGGCGAGGGGAGACGTTACTTCGGTCAAAATTATTATTGACTGTCTGGACAAGTTCACTGCCACCTCggggcttaatattaatgagctCAAGTCATTTATGTTCTCAGCAGGTATTTCATGTGATGAGCTTGCGGAGATTCAAAGGGTGACGAGGTTCCCTCCAGGATGTATGCCATTTCGTTATCTAGGCATCCCGTTGGCTGCGGAGAAGcttaaaattattcattttgCCCCTTTTACAGAAAAGATTGCTGATTATATTAAAGCTTGGAAATGTGCTCCTATGTCATATGCGGGTAGAGCAGAATTAACAAAATCTGTTTTGCAGGGTGTAGAGTGCTTTTGGCTATCTGTGTTGCCCattccagctggtgttattgaTAAGATTTATAGGCTCTGTCGTGGCTTCCTCTGGAATTCCCATCATCCGTTAGTGGCATGGAAGGAGGTCTGTCATGCTAAAAATGAAGGTGGTCTTGGGTTTAAAGACCTTAAAAGCTGGAATATGGCGCTAATGTCTAAAACTCTCTGGAATATTCAGAAGAAAAGGGATGCTTTATGGATTCGGTGGGTTCAGCCCTGTTATCTTGGCAATGGTAATATCTGGGACAGATCGGTGAAAAAGGAGGATTCTGTTAGGCTAGTTTGTATGCGTACGAATCgcgcaagtaatataatgaatgaataa